The Polynucleobacter sp. MWH-CaK5 region GCAAAGCTTGAACTTCACGCTCTGTTTCAAAGGCAATGGATACTTGCTCAGCCACTTTTCTTGAACCAATGCCTGTAGCAACCACGGCTGTTAGAACATGACGCGTCATCAACTCATAACGACGACCGTTTTCAAATTGGTCGACCGTTAGATTATTACTGGCTAGGAGCTTTTTATAACGCTCAGCATCAAACTGACCATTGTTATAAAGCGCTTTGATTTCTGGAATTTGTGTCAAATCACGAGCCAAGGCTTCAGGACTGATAGAAAGCTTGAGGGCCTTCATTTCATAAGCCAAAAGGCGTTGTTGAACAATTTCATTCAAAACGGCTTGTTTGAATGGCACGCTGTTGACCATCGCTGAATCAACACGACCTTGCTGTTGCTGCAAACGATCAGCTCTTAACTTCACCGCATTATCAAGTTCTTGACGGGTGATGGCAGCACCATCTACTTTGACCAAGGCTGAGTCTTTGCCAATGTCTTGCATGTAACTCTCAACGCCCAAAAAGACGAAAGATGGCAAGATGAGCAAAAGTAACAGCCCCATCAGTATTTTTTGGTACTTACGGATCGATTCAAGCATGAGTGTGTGGTGTTGACGTAGAAAAAGTCAGAAGAAATCTGTGGTGGGTGCTGACGGGGTCGAACCGCCGACATTCGCCTTGTAAGGGCGACGCTCTACCAACTGAGCTAAGCACCCACAGAGAAACGAGAGTATACAGTACCTTCATTCCCACTGCAAATTTTTCAGACTATTTGGTTAAACAAGTCCTTCACACAATGGCCTTATCAGCCATTGTGTGAAGGTTCTTTAATACAAGTATTAGTGCTTGAGGACATCCCCTGAGCTGGCTTGAGCAGATTTACTTGCTTCAGCAGCTTTGGCGATTTCTTCAGCGGTTAGCTCAGGCAAGGCTTCTGGCATTTTTTCTAGCGCCAATTCCAAGACTTTATCAATCCATCTGACGGGCACAATCTCGATCGCGTTTTTAACGTTATCAGGAATGTCGGTCAAATCTTTGATGTTTTCTTCAGGAATCAAAGCCAACTTGATACCACCTCGGTGAGCTGCCAATAGTTTTTCTTTCAAGCCACCAATCGGCAAGACTTCCCCACGCAAGGTGATTTCACCGGTCATGGCCACATCGGCTCTGACTGGAATGCCCGTTAAGACTGAAACCAAAGCGGTAGTGATCGCAATACCGGCTGATGGACCATCCTTCGGTGTGGCTCCTTCTGGGAAGTGAATGTGAATATCTTTCTTTTCAAAAGATTCTTCAGTGATACCCAATTTGCGACCACGTGAACGAACCACTGAGCGTGCTGCCTCAACAGACTCTTTCATCACATCGCCCAATGAACCAGTGCGAATCGTGTTGCCCTTACCTGGCATCACAGCCGCTTCAATGGTCAATAGATCGCCACCCACCTCAGTCCATGCCAAACCAGTGACTTGACCCACTTGGTTTTGCTTAGCAGCTAGACCGTAGTCATAGCGACGCACTGATAGGAACTTGTCCAAGTTCGAACCATCGACTTTGATCGGTGCAGCTTCTTTTTTGAGCAACAGTAGCTTGACCACCTTACGGCAGATTTTGCTGATCTCACGCTCAAGCGCTCGAACACCTGCTTCGCGGGTGTAGTAACGAATGATGTCGCGAATCGCTGATTCATCCACTGCAATTTCACCAGCCTTCAAACCATTGCCTTTGATTTGCTTAGGCAATAGGTAGCTCAATGCAATGTGAGTTTTTTCGTCCTCGGTGTAACCCGCCAAACGAATCACTTCCATACGATCAAGCAAAGGACCTGGAATGTTCAAGGAGTTTGAAGTCGCCACAAACATCACATCTGACAAGTCGTAATCGACTTCAACATAGTGATCTTGGAAGGTGTGGTTTTGTTCTGGATCTAAGACTTCAAGCATCGCACTTGCCGGGTCGCCACGGAAGTCCATGCCCATCTTGTCAATCTCATCTAACAAGAACAATGGATTGCGCACACCGACCTTGGTCAAGCTTGACAAAATCTTGCCTGGCATTGATCCAATGTAGGTGCGACGGTGACCACGAATTTCTGATTCATCACGCACGCCACCCAAGGCCATGCGCACAAACTTGCGGTTTGTGGCACGAGCAATCGATTGACCCAAAGATGTTTTACCCACACCAGGAGGGCCAACCAAACATAGGATTGGAGCCTTCACTTTTTCAACGCGCTGTTGAACTGCGAGGTATTCCAAAATACGTTCTTTGACTTTGTCTAAACCATAGTGGTCTTCGTTCAATACTTTTTCAGCATTGGTTAAATCATTATTGACCTTGCTCTTTTTCTTCCAAGGCAAGTTCACCAATGTTTCGATGTAGTTACGAATCACTGAAGCTTCAGCTGACATCGGAGACATCAACTTCAATTTCTTCATTTCTGATTCAGCTTTTTTCAAAGCTTCTTTAGGCATCTTGGCAGCTTTGATGCGTTTATCGAGTTCTTCGATATCAGCACCCTCTTCGCCTTCGCCCAATTCTTTTTGAATGGCTTTGACTTGTTCATTCAAGTAGTACTCACGCTGACTCTTTTCCATTTGACGTTTGACACGTCCACGGATGCGTTTTTCAACTTGAAGAATGTCGATTTCACTTTCAAGGTGGGCCAAGATCGCTTCTAGTCTCTCAACCACGGTTGGCAACTCTAGAAGCCTTTGCTTCTGATCCAACTTGATTGGCAAGTGTGAGCAGATGGTGTCGGCCAAACGACCAGCATCATCGATGCCTTGC contains the following coding sequences:
- the lon gene encoding endopeptidase La, whose product is MPGDLLLPSEPIQLPLLPLRDVVVFPHMVIPLFVGRPKSIKALEAAMETGKSVLLVAQKTAAKDEPAVEDLYTVGCIAKILQMLKLPDGTVKVLVEGTQRADVANVEDSLEYFMCEATPQAIASSEVPEIEALRRAVVSQFDQYVKLNKKIPQEILATLQGIDDAGRLADTICSHLPIKLDQKQRLLELPTVVERLEAILAHLESEIDILQVEKRIRGRVKRQMEKSQREYYLNEQVKAIQKELGEGEEGADIEELDKRIKAAKMPKEALKKAESEMKKLKLMSPMSAEASVIRNYIETLVNLPWKKKSKVNNDLTNAEKVLNEDHYGLDKVKERILEYLAVQQRVEKVKAPILCLVGPPGVGKTSLGQSIARATNRKFVRMALGGVRDESEIRGHRRTYIGSMPGKILSSLTKVGVRNPLFLLDEIDKMGMDFRGDPASAMLEVLDPEQNHTFQDHYVEVDYDLSDVMFVATSNSLNIPGPLLDRMEVIRLAGYTEDEKTHIALSYLLPKQIKGNGLKAGEIAVDESAIRDIIRYYTREAGVRALEREISKICRKVVKLLLLKKEAAPIKVDGSNLDKFLSVRRYDYGLAAKQNQVGQVTGLAWTEVGGDLLTIEAAVMPGKGNTIRTGSLGDVMKESVEAARSVVRSRGRKLGITEESFEKKDIHIHFPEGATPKDGPSAGIAITTALVSVLTGIPVRADVAMTGEITLRGEVLPIGGLKEKLLAAHRGGIKLALIPEENIKDLTDIPDNVKNAIEIVPVRWIDKVLELALEKMPEALPELTAEEIAKAAEASKSAQASSGDVLKH